One Acropora palmata chromosome 2, jaAcrPala1.3, whole genome shotgun sequence genomic window carries:
- the LOC141873557 gene encoding uncharacterized protein LOC141873557: MRISFLVCAMLSCCVVHCDFVEGKIYTSSIIIKQKLQDIRATPALLQFDMIVGNIEKAIRNIFKNDSNFGNVKVMQLREQDANKMSTMQRNLIVDMELSFYNRSRVNGSIENLFSVVQSGALGTIPVQRGSLVMEGLPKVSRQMPVFQNEWPSGNYGLPKPRTGCPDRSWREGFRYHDSENAENTNWKSNKSHLSGNVTLHGIRQEFCIHLNTRNEQIPWPRGKYCIYKKGGTCPFGLHEGWVRWDDENSKIDYPNSLGGEVPDGSYRENTVIYFCCSISGKNSDAILLPHKSPFYLIAFGSSECQQVQNHKVTLEYLQFDDEDQGNSNSHSRLAPFGTAQDPYNTRIYYCYYEPIPLGTSFDTVTSSSQAQLSASTQEREENLVPTKATRFSKFVTGGGVGMILMSSAVVVVFAGRFTSKDRTR; this comes from the exons GCGACACCCGCATTATTGCAGTTTGACATGATAGTTGGAAATATTGAGAAAGCG ATACGAAACATATTCAAGAACGattcaaattttggaaatgttAAAGTGATGCAATTAAG GGAACAGGACGCGAATAAGATGTCGACAATGCAACGAAATCTCATTGTGGACATGGAACTGTCGTTCTACAATCGTTCTCGAGTCAACGGCAGTATTGAGAATCTCTTTAGCGTGGTGCAGAGTGGTGCGTTGGGTACCATACCAGTTCAGAGAGGATCGTTGGTCATGGAAGGTCTTCCAAAAGTTTCAAGAC aGATGCCagtatttcaaaatgaatggCCTTCTGGAAACTACGGCCTTCCAAAGCCACGAACAGGTTGTCCGGACAGGAGTTGGAGAGAAGGATTTCGATATCATGACTCCGAGAATGCTGAAAATACAAATTGGAAATCCAACAAGAGTCACTTGTCTGGAAATGTGACCCTGCACGGTATTCGTCAAGAATTCTGCATTCACTTAAACACGAGGAACGAGCAAATTCCTTGGCCACGAGGAAAATACTGTATATACAAAAAGGGTGGAACATGTCCATTTGGCTTGCACGAAG GATGGGTTCGGTGGGATGACGAAAACAGTAAGATAGACTATCCGAACTCCTTGGGAGGTGAAGTCCCGGACGGCTCATACAGAGAAAATACCGTCATTTATTTTTGCTGTAGCATATCTGGAAAAAACTCTGATGCAATTCTTCTGCCACACAAATCTCCATTTTACTTGATAGCATTTGGTTCTTCAGAATGCCAACAAGTACAAAATCACAAG GTGACCTTAGAATATCTCCAGTTTGATGACGAAGATCAAGGCAATTCAAATTCTCACAGTCGCTTAGCTCCATTTGGAACAGCTCAAGATCCTTACAACACCAGGATATACTACTGCTACTATGAACCGA TTCCTCTAGGTACTTCATTTGACACTGTTACTTCTTCCAGTCAAGCCCAACTCAGTGCAAGCACGCAAGAGCGAGAGGAAAAT CTTGTTCCAACGAAAGCAACACGATTTTCCAAGTTTGTCACCGGGGGTGGAGTGGGCATGATATTGATGAGCTCTGCAGTAGTAGTTGTGTTTGCTGGAAGATTCACCTCCAAGGATCGAACAagatag